A stretch of Fulvia fulva chromosome 4, complete sequence DNA encodes these proteins:
- a CDS encoding Ecp12 has protein sequence MLYLALTIVACLLYPTLAKDSTSTGKGARWTPGKDDALCYCVNSPPDVSQPAVNDNQATTKVCLSYPHAHSFTSLRHKDVLCMGNEDFADSGPASKEFADKCIDVGSVGAVCCPQKTQGLPDDGTECFVAFPS, from the exons ATGCTCTATCTCGCTCTAACGATCGTAGCTTGTCTGCTCTA TCCTACCCTCGCTAAGGATAGCACTAGCACGGGAAAAGGAGCTAGATGGACTCCAGGCAAAGATGATGCCTTGTGCTATTGCGTTAACAGCCCGCCCGACGTCTCCCAACCGGCCGTAAATGATAACCAGGCGACTACAAAGGTCTGCCTATCTTACCCGCACGCGCACTCCTTCACGTCTTTACGACATAAGGACGTTCTG TGTATGGGCAACGAAGATTTTGCCGACTCTGGCCCCGCGTCTAAGGAATTTGCTGATAAGTGTATCGACGTTGGATCAGTTGGGGCTGTCTGTTGCCCGCAGAAGACACAAGGCTTGCCTGATGATGGGACGGAGTGTTTTGTTGCGTTCCCGTCGTGA
- a CDS encoding Endochitinase 1 yields MTYSGVTSDQKTTATLLKTCVTCSSTGSLHTARPNAPKADGLLSMVYYLNWAVYGRNFLPENIGNPERFTHILYGFAKKDTDGTVSLSDPYADLEKSCGKSDGTGGCIAASQELKKGNSKLKTLLSIGGWGYFQAGRFGVASTSARREKSAESAVALAEQHQFDGIDIDWEYPQDDIAGENFLELLRVTRTSLDASSISTPLMTVAISPNAERYSHLKIKEMDGVLDYWLLMGYDYSGSFNKTTAHSANVYPSTSNPLATPFNTHEGLEAYMKSGVPSNKIILGMPLYGHDFVGTDGLGQPFSTASLGSWPDPADKGPTGVWDYKALAAKLANTTQMDKEVIASWSYDNITHTLVSYDNQDVAELKGQYIVDQGLGGAMWWEISGDEESDGGLSLVDATLKAFGSE; encoded by the exons ATGACCTACTCAGGTGTCACGTCGGACCAAAAGACCACTGCTACTCTTTTGAAAACATGCGTGACCTGCAGTAGCACGGGATCACTGCATACAGCACGACCTAATGCTCCGAAAGCGGATGGCCTGCTCTCTATGGTCTACTATCTCAACTGGGCTGTATATGGTCGGAATTTTCTCCCAGAAAACATAGGAAATCCTGAGAGATTCACGCACATCCTCTATGGCTTTGCAAAGAAAGACACGGATGGTACTGTCTCCCTGAGTGATCCTTACGCAGACTTGGAGAAGTCTTGCGGCAAGAGCGATGGGACCGGCGGCTGCATAGCGGCTTCACAAGAGCTGAAAAAGGGTAATTCTAAGCTGAAGACACTGCTTAGCATTGGTGGTTGGGGGTACTTCCAAGCTGGACGATTCGGGGTAGCTAGTACTTCTGCTAGAAGAGAAAAGTCTGCCGAAAGTGCAGTCGCGCTCGCCGAACAGCACCAGTTCGATGGCATCGACATTGACTGGGAGTATCCGCAAGACGATATCGCGGGAGAGAACTTCCTCGAGCTTTTGAGGGTGACAAGAACGAGTCTTGATGCCTCTAGTATCAGTACGCCTCTAATGACGGTAGCTATTTCACCCAATGCAGAACGCTATAGTCACCTGAAGATCAAAGAGATGGATGGGGTTCTGGATTATTGGCTGCTAATGGGCTACGACTATTCAGGATCTTTCAACAAGACCACTGCCCACTCAGCAAACGTGTATCCTTCCACCAGTAACCCACTAGCTACACCATTCAATACTCACGAAGGCTTAGAGGCTTACATGAAATCGGGTGTTCCTTCGAACAAGATCATATTGGGCATGCCGCTCTACGGCCATGACTTCGTTGGAACAGATGGCTTGGGGCAACCGTTCTCGACCGCGTCGTTGGGATCGTGGCCAGATCCAGCAGACAAGGGCCCTACCGGCGTTTGGGACTACAAG GCCCTAGCCGCGAAACTAGCGAATACCACTCAGATGGATAAGGAGGTAATCGCATCATGGAGCTACGATAACATTACCCATACCCTGGTCTCTTATGACAACCAGGATGTGGCCGAATTGAAGGGGCAATACATTGTAGATCAAGGTCTTGGTGGGGCAATGTGGTGGGAGATCAGTGGTGATGAAGAGAGCGACGGCGGGCTGAGTTTAGTAGATGCGACCCTCAAGGCCTTCGGCTCAGAATGA